A stretch of the Dioscorea cayenensis subsp. rotundata cultivar TDr96_F1 chromosome 4, TDr96_F1_v2_PseudoChromosome.rev07_lg8_w22 25.fasta, whole genome shotgun sequence genome encodes the following:
- the LOC120258023 gene encoding receptor-like protein 4, translating to MFFVFLLSLPVLLASALSEPYGVSYSIDCGGTANFTGEFGRPWIADRFYSAGSQGLVAEPQRFSQPQERTLRFFPSVSSGKKNCYSVPVPPGRYYIRTFTIYDNYDSKVHPPSFDVSVEGTLVFSWRSPWPDPLPRTGAYSDLFVHVVDGLADVCFYSIATDPPVIASLEIAQVDLLSYDSTTTGLDLILVNYGRFSCGSELFGPGFTNDTDRFWRVWQSDVEFREPNVKIKALSAGGRRVFGTNQAPNYFPPWLYQTAITTISANAALEYLLPVDTRLDYMLWFHFAEIDSGVNAAGRRVFDVVINEKNVTRIDIFKEVGGFTAFKWHYVAENLTSTPLSVKLVPVIGKPIMSGLENYAMVPLDLSTVPRQVAAMRALKESLRIPDRMGWNGDPCAPSTWDAWEGVTCHHSEDRLSLVVTQLDLASQGLKGYISDQISLLANLVSLNLSSNSLGGSLPSGLGQGSLVKLDLSSNQISGGIPESMGSSNLQVVLLNSNELDGQVPDKLYSIGVHGGVIDLSGNKGLCGVPSLPACPFFWEKGNLSTGGKVAIGLACGVFLIVLLLLIYILCIRRGRHDYDFAPTQGLTSISAIAAKRNRYQRQKSLMFLEMETPNSNGLPVTSNLRSSPPDRNVLK from the exons ATGTTCTTCGTCTTCCTCCTCTCGCTCCCGGTTCTCCTCGCCTCCGCGCTCTCCGAACCATACG GTGTTTCCTACTCTATAGACTGCGGCGGCACTGCTAACTTCACTGGTGAGTTCGGCCGGCCATGGATTGCCGACCGCTTCTACTCCGCTGGGTCTCAGGGACTGGTTGCTGAGCCACAACGCTTTTCGCAGCCGCAAGAGCGCACTCTCCGCTTCTTCCCGTCCGTCTCCTCCGGTAAGAAGAACTGCTACTCTGTCCCTGTTCCCCCTGGCCGCTACTACATCCGCACCTTCACCATCTACGACAACTACGATAGCAAGGTTCATCCCCCTAGCTTTGACGTCTCCGTCGAGGGTACTCTCGTTTTCAGCTGGCGGTCCCCTTGGCCGGATCCTTTACCTCGCACTGGCGCCTACTCGGATCTCTTCGTGCATGTTGTTGATGGTCTCGCTGATGTTTGCTTCTACTCAATCGCTACGGATCCACCGGTTATTGCCTCTCTTGAGATCGCTCAGGTTGATCTTCTCTCCTATGACTCTACTACTACTGGCCTTGATCTTATTCTCGTCAACTATGGCCGCTTCTCTTGCGGCTCCGAACTCTTCGGTCCCGGCTTCACCAACGACACTGACCGCTTCTGGCGCGTCTGGCAATCGGATGTTGAGTTCCGAGAACCTAATGTTAAGATAAAGGCATTGTCTGCTGGTGGCCGGCGAGTGTTCGGCACCAACCAGGCCCCCAATTACTTCCCTCCTTGGCTTTACCAGACGGCCATTACAACCATCTCTGCCAATGCGGCGCTCGAGTATCTCCTCCCGGTTGACACGAGGCTTGACTACATGCTCTGGTTTCACTTCGCTGAGATAGACTCCGGGGTCAACGCCGCTGGCCGCAGGGTGTTCGACGTTGTGATTAACGAGAAGAATGTGACCAGAATCGATATATTCAAGGAGGTTGGAGGATTCACAGCGTTCAAATGGCATTACGTGGCTGAGAACCTCACAAGCACGCCACTCAGTGTGAAGCTTGTTCCAGTAATTGGGAAGCCAATAATGAGCGGACTGGAAAACTATGCCATGGTTCCACTTGATCTTTCTACTGTTCCAAGACAAG TGGCCGCTATGAGAGCATTGAAAGAATCATTGAGAATACCAGACAGGATGGGTTGGAATGGGGACCCTTGTGCTCCTTCGACTTGGGATGCTTGGGAGGGGGTTACCTGTCATCACAGCGAGGACCGCTTAAGCCTTGTTGTTACACAACT GGATCTTGCTAGTCAAGGGTTGAAAGGCTATATTAGTGATCAGATTAGTCTTCTGGCTAACTTGGTAAGCTT AAATTTGAGTTCTAATTCTCTTGGAGGAAGTTTGCCATCTGGTCTTGGTCAGGGATCTCTTGTGAAATT GGATTTgtcatcaaatcaaatttctgGGGGCATTCCAGAGAGCATGGGTTCATCAAATCTGCAAGTTGT GTTGTTGAACAGCAATGAATTAGATGGCCAAGTGCCTGACAAACTCTATTCAATCGGTGTGCATGGTGGAGTGATTGA tCTGTCAGGTAACAAAGGTCTATGTGGTGTACCTTCTCTACCTGCATGtccatttttttgggaaaaaggaAATTTGTCAACTGGTGGCAAGGTTGCAATTGGGCTGGCATGTGGTGTTTTTCTCATCGTGTTGCTCTTGCTGATTTACATACTCTGCATAAGGCGGGGAAGACATGATTATGATTTTGCTCCTACTCAAGGTTTAACAT CCATCTCAGCAATTGCAGCAAAAAGAAATAGATACCAAAGGCAGAAGTCATTAATGTTTCTTGAAATGGAGACTCCCAATTCTAATGGATTGCCAGTTACCTCAAATCTTCGGTCATCACCACCTGATAGAAATGTGCTCAAGTAG